The genomic interval GGGCCGCCCCGCCGTGTACTTCACCGCGTTCGTCAGCAGGTTGCGCGCCGTCACCTGCAACAACTGTCCGGGGCAATCCACCGCCACCCCCGCCTGAAGCGTCCGGTCCAACGCCACCCCCTGCGCCGCCGCCGTCTGGGACACCTCCAGCAGCACCGTCGTCACCGCCGTGTCCAGCTCGCCCACGGTGTGCTCGCCCCGCGTGCCCGCGCGGCAGAAGCGCAGCAACGCCTCAATCAGCTCGCCCATGCGCACCGCGCTGGACTCGCACTGCGCCAGCATCTCCAGCGCGCCCGCGTCCTTCACCGCGCCCGTGCGGCGGATGAGCGTCAGGTATCCCTTGAGCGGCGCCAGCGGACTGATGAGGTCATGCGCCACGCGGCGCGTGAAGGAATCCAGCTCCTGGTTGTGCCGGCCCAGCTCCTCGAGCTGCCCTTGAATCGTCGCGTCCTGCCGCTTGAGCAGCGACGTCACCTGCCAGCCCACCAGCACGGACAACAACATGGCCAGCAACGTGGTGCCCGCGCCCAGGGCCGTGTTGCGCACCCGCATGTCCGCGAGCCTCCCGCCCACGCGGCGCGCCTCGTTGGAGTTCTCCTCCGACAGCGACTCGCCCAGCGCGTCCAACTGCGCGGCCAGGGGACGGATGCGCTCGGCCAGGTGCCGGCGGGCACGGTCCGCCTCGCGCCGCTGGGAGAACACCGCCGCCGCGCGCACCTGGTCCGCCAGGCCCTGGCACGCGGCGTTGAAGCGCTCCCACACCGCCTTGTCACCCGGAGGAAGGTTGCGCGTGTACGCCTCCGACGCCAGGCGGATGTCGGAGAGGATCTCCTCCATCACCACGTCCGCCGCCTCGCGCTCGGCGTCATCCGTGGCGCGGATGTGCGCTTCGATCGCCGACTCCAGCGACAACGCGTCCACCCGGATGCGGCCAATCAAGCGAGCGCGCTCCAGGGCTTCGTTCACCAGCGCGTCCACGCGCGCGCCGGTGCGCACCTCCGTCCACAGCGTGAAGGCCGTGACGGCCGACAACAGGGCCACCACGAAGAAGAAGCCGGCGCGGTACGCGCGAATGGACGTGCGGGAACTCACCAGGGCCCGTCCTCTACCACGGGGGCGGCGCCGGGAGGACCCGGCCGTCCGTCAAGGCGTCGCCGTCCTGCCGCCCGCCTCGGGAGCGTCCGGCTGCCGAGCCGCCGGCAACCGCCGCCGCGCACGCTCCAGCGCCGATTCATAGAACACGTCGGAGAGCTGCTCGTGCATCTCCCGGAGCTCGTTCAGCTCGCGCTCGCGGGCCAGGAGCTGCGCGTTGTGCTCCTCCAACGCGTGCCGGTCCGCCTCCGTGCGCACCAGCTCCTCCATCAGCGCCACCCGCCCCTGGTCCGCCTCCGCGCGCTCCAGCGACAGCCGCTCGATGGCCGACTCCAACGCCGCCAGCCGCACCGCCACGACCTCCAGGCGCTCGCGCTCGCGCTCGTACTCCTGTTGCCAATGCAACGTCTCGCGGACCTGCGCCTCCAGGACCTCCGGCGGGATTCGCACGGCGCACCCCGTCGCCAGCCATGCACACGCCGTCGCGAACCCCAGGAACCGCATACACCGTCTCTCCCGCGCCACGGCCGCGAGAGATTCGCGACGGGGGACCACGGGCTCGCGCCCTCCTGCCGAGGATGCGCGTGCAGCTTGCT from Myxococcus stipitatus carries:
- a CDS encoding ATP-binding protein, with translation MVSSRTSIRAYRAGFFFVVALLSAVTAFTLWTEVRTGARVDALVNEALERARLIGRIRVDALSLESAIEAHIRATDDAEREAADVVMEEILSDIRLASEAYTRNLPPGDKAVWERFNAACQGLADQVRAAAVFSQRREADRARRHLAERIRPLAAQLDALGESLSEENSNEARRVGGRLADMRVRNTALGAGTTLLAMLLSVLVGWQVTSLLKRQDATIQGQLEELGRHNQELDSFTRRVAHDLISPLAPLKGYLTLIRRTGAVKDAGALEMLAQCESSAVRMGELIEALLRFCRAGTRGEHTVGELDTAVTTVLLEVSQTAAAQGVALDRTLQAGVAVDCPGQLLQVTARNLLTNAVKYTAGRPEARVAVNVFTEGPDAVLEVVDNGMGMGPGVLALLFQPFFRAPEARSLPGHGLGLATTKRVVEAHGGTLTVRSEEGKGTRVVVRFTRVSRQAEGSTAEPAQSSSASSIRKVAS